A part of Sander vitreus isolate 19-12246 chromosome 8, sanVit1, whole genome shotgun sequence genomic DNA contains:
- the LOC144522182 gene encoding large ribosomal subunit protein uL4B-like, translating to MACARPLISVYSEKGESSGKNVVMPAVFKAPIRPDVVNFVHTNMRKNSRQPYAVSELAGHQTSAESWGTGRAVARIPRVRGGGTHRSGQGAFGNMCRGGRMFAPTKTWRRWHRRINTTQKRYAICSAVAASAIPALVMSKGHRIEEIPEVPLVVEDKVEGYKKTKEAVLLLKKLKAWNDIKKVYSSQRMRAGKGKMRNRRRIQRRGPCIIYNQDAGVTKAFRNIPGITLQNVNKLNLLRLAPGGHVGRFCIWTESAFRKLDELYGTWRKPASLKIGYNLPMHKMTNTDLSRILKSEEIQKALRTPTKTINRRVLKKNPLKNLRIMLKLNPYAKTARRLAILKHDPAIKAKMLKPKKKPGKKGAPAKPKA from the exons GCCTGCGCCCGACCCCTGATCTCGGTTTATTCCGAGAAAGGAGAATCTTCAGGCAAGAATGTCGTCATGCCTGCTGTGTTCAAAGCTCCAATTCGCCCTGATGTGGTGAATTTTGTGCACACCAACATGCGCAAGAACAGTCGCCAGCCATATGCAGTCAGTGAACTGGCAG GCCACCAGACCAGTGCAGAGTCCTGGGGTACAGGAAGAGCTGTAGCCCGTATCCCTCGTGTGAGAGGTGGTGGTACTCACCGCTCTGGCCAGGGTGCCTTTGGAAAT ATGTGTCGTGGAGGTCGCATGTTTGCCCCCACCAAAACCTGGCGTCGCTGGCACCGCAGGATCAACACAACCCAGAAGCGCTATGCCATCTGCTCTGCCGTGGCTGCCTCTGCCATTCCTGCGCTTGTGATGTCAAAAG GACACCGAATTGAGGAAATCCCTGAGGTCCCACTGGTAGTTGAAGACAAAGTTGAGGGCTACAAGAAGACCAAGGAGGCAGTGCTCCTGCTAAAGAAGCTTAAAGCCTGGAATGACATCAAGAAG GTCTACTCCTCTCAGCGTATGCGTGCTGGCAAGGGTAAGATGAGGAATCGCAGACGGATCCAACGCAGAGGACCATGCATCATCTACAACCAAGACGCCGGTGTCACCAAAGCCTTCAGAAATATCCCAG GCATCACTCTGCAGAACGTGAACAAACTGAACCTCCTGAGGCTTGCCCCTGGTGGTCACGTCGGACGCTTCTGCATCTGGACTGAGAGTGCTTTCCGCAAGCTGGACGAGCTGTACGGCACCTGGCGTAAACCTGCTTCTCTGAAGATCGGCTACAA CCTGCCCATGCACAAGATGACCAACACAGACCTGAGCAGGATTCTGAAGAGTGAGGAGATCCAGAAAGCACTTCGTACACCTAC CAAGACCATCAACCGCAGAGTACTGAAGAAGAATCCTCTGAAGAACTTGAGGATAATGCTTAAACTGAACCCTTACGCCAAGACTGCAAGACGTCTTGCCATCCTCAAGCATGACCCTGCG ATCAAGGCCAAGATGCTGAAGCCCAAGAAGAAGCCTGGAAAGAAGGGAGCACCTGCCAAACCCAAGGCATAA